A genomic stretch from Bos mutus isolate GX-2022 chromosome 4, NWIPB_WYAK_1.1, whole genome shotgun sequence includes:
- the MRPS33 gene encoding small ribosomal subunit protein mS33 codes for MSSLSEYALRMSRLSARLFSEVARPTDSKSMKVVKLFSEQPLAKRKETYDWYPNHNTYFALMGILRSVGLYRDEHQDFKDEQLRLKKLRGKVKPRKGEGKRAAKKK; via the exons ATGTCTTCACTTTCAGAATATGCCTTGCGCATGAGTCGTCTGAGTGCCCGGCTATTCAGTGAGGTTGCCAGGCCTACTGATTCCAAATCCATGAAAGTGGTGAAGCTGTTCAGTGAGCAGCCTTTGGCCAAGAGGAAGGAGACTTATGACTGGTATCCAAATCACAACACTTATTTTGCACTCATGGGGATACTACGTTCTGTTGGCCTCTACAg agACGAACATCAGGACTTCAAGGATGAGCAGCTGCGTCTAAAGAAGCTTCGTGGAAAGGTGAAGCcaaggaaaggagaagggaaaagagcaGCGAAAAAGAAATAG